One genomic segment of Candidatus Binatia bacterium includes these proteins:
- a CDS encoding RHS repeat-associated core domain-containing protein encodes MSRSEGTNLESERRFTGQILDPEFGLYYYGARYYDPDLARFISPDPIVPSPGDPQTLNRYSYVRNNPVKYIDPTGHDFWSDLGNFFKNFFKSLPALITGIVVGWATWYMGGGAILAGMLGGMAAAAVNTAINGGNFGYNIGMGALFGGIAGAIGPGVFEGMGGVVSDGFAWSNFL; translated from the coding sequence ATATCTCGCAGTGAGGGGACGAATCTTGAGTCCGAGCGGCGGTTCACCGGCCAGATTCTTGATCCGGAGTTCGGTCTCTACTACTATGGCGCCAGATACTATGATCCCGACCTGGCGCGGTTTATTTCTCCCGATCCGATCGTTCCGTCGCCGGGCGATCCTCAGACGCTCAATCGTTACAGCTACGTCAGAAACAATCCCGTCAAGTACATCGACCCGACCGGTCACGACTTCTGGAGCGACCTCGGGAACTTTTTCAAAAACTTCTTCAAATCCCTCCCGGCTCTCATCACGGGGATTGTGGTCGGTTGGGCTACTTGGTACATGGGCGGCGGCGCTATACTTGCCGGTATGCTGGGAGGAATGGCGGCAGCAGCCGTCAATACGGCGATCAATGGAGGCAACTTCGGCTATAACATCGGTATGGGGGCATTATTCGGTGGAATTGCAGGGGCCATAGGCCCCGGTGTCTTTGAGGGGATGGGTGGAGTTGTTAGCGATGGGTTTGCATGGTCAAATTTTCT
- a CDS encoding class II aldolase/adducin family protein, with translation MVSTARTVDPSRLGIAAELLDDVHFAARWLVKHTGSYYGHVAVRVPGREGFVLQYLRPPLDAASDYDELLFFDMDGARLEGKREPPNEIHIYSEAFKSDPRWNAVIHVHPENAIALSVAGIPLRAIDQQSRWFIEGVPIHPSATSASTPEIGRDLARLMQKNRAVTMRGHGIVVAGETLKEAFARAWIYERTARLLIQARALGDVTYLTADDVLLSPPERANSAVWLWAYLKWRERQGG, from the coding sequence ATGGTATCTACCGCGCGTACAGTTGATCCGTCGCGGCTCGGCATCGCCGCCGAGCTGCTCGACGACGTCCATTTCGCCGCTCGTTGGCTCGTCAAGCATACCGGGAGCTATTATGGCCACGTCGCGGTCCGCGTTCCCGGGCGGGAGGGGTTTGTGCTGCAATATCTGCGTCCCCCGCTCGATGCCGCCTCCGACTACGACGAGCTGCTCTTCTTCGACATGGACGGCGCGCGGCTGGAAGGCAAGCGCGAGCCGCCGAACGAGATCCATATTTATAGCGAGGCATTCAAGTCCGATCCACGCTGGAACGCGGTCATTCACGTCCATCCGGAAAACGCGATCGCGCTCTCCGTCGCCGGGATACCGCTCCGCGCGATCGATCAGCAGAGCCGCTGGTTCATCGAAGGGGTGCCGATCCATCCGAGCGCGACCTCCGCCTCGACGCCCGAGATCGGCCGCGACCTGGCGCGGCTGATGCAAAAAAACCGCGCCGTGACGATGCGCGGCCACGGCATCGTCGTCGCGGGAGAAACGCTCAAGGAGGCGTTCGCCCGCGCGTGGATCTATGAGCGGACGGCGCGGCTGCTGATTCAGGCGCGCGCGCTGGGCGACGTGACCTATTTGACGGCGGACGACGTGCTGCTTTCGCCGCCCGAACGGGCGAACTCGGCCGTATGGCTTTGGGCCTATCTCAAATGGCGGGAGCGCCAGGGCGGATGA
- a CDS encoding transposase, producing the protein MSLSDVVHRFKSLTTARFRHAAAKSAWPGFCGRLWQRNYYEHIVRDDDELNRIRQYIVVNPLMWEMDRENPRAQTATISESWQV; encoded by the coding sequence ATGTCGTTGTCGGATGTTGTTCACCGATTCAAATCGCTAACCACCGCCCGTTTCCGCCACGCTGCTGCGAAATCGGCCTGGCCCGGATTTTGTGGCAGGTTATGGCAGCGAAATTATTACGAGCATATCGTTCGCGACGATGACGAATTGAACCGTATCCGTCAATACATCGTGGTCAATCCTCTGATGTGGGAAATGGATCGGGAGAATCCGCGAGCTCAGACCGCAACAATCAGTGAATCCTGGCAGGTGTGA
- a CDS encoding alpha/beta fold hydrolase: MPREERITFHNGRKQKLVGVLHRPAVKPNAAAILCHGMESSKESEKIVALSRQLAERGILALRFDFAGSGESEGKFEKMTYSGEVENLRAAYNFALQYEPRKIGIFGSSMGGTVAVMFAAQEKTVAALATVAAPVHPEKFSAKLLTPEETRQWRTRGYIIYHDKRLNVSLLDDMERLDVPKAARKISCPALVIHGDKDDTVPVEEGRELFAALAGPKRLCVIEGSGHRLTEPAHLQKALAESIGWLTQHLG, encoded by the coding sequence ATGCCACGTGAAGAGAGAATCACGTTCCACAATGGCCGCAAGCAGAAGCTCGTCGGAGTTCTGCATCGTCCGGCGGTAAAGCCGAACGCGGCGGCGATTCTTTGTCACGGCATGGAGTCGAGCAAGGAAAGCGAGAAGATCGTCGCGTTGAGCCGGCAACTGGCGGAACGAGGAATTCTCGCTTTGCGTTTCGATTTTGCCGGCTCGGGCGAGTCGGAGGGCAAGTTCGAGAAGATGACCTACAGCGGCGAAGTCGAAAATTTGCGCGCGGCGTATAACTTCGCCCTTCAATACGAACCGAGGAAGATCGGCATCTTCGGCTCCAGCATGGGAGGAACCGTCGCGGTAATGTTCGCGGCCCAAGAGAAAACCGTTGCGGCGCTCGCGACCGTCGCCGCGCCGGTTCACCCGGAGAAATTCAGCGCGAAGCTCTTAACGCCGGAAGAAACGCGGCAGTGGCGCACGCGGGGCTACATCATCTATCATGACAAGCGGCTAAATGTTTCATTGCTCGACGATATGGAAAGACTCGACGTGCCGAAAGCCGCGCGGAAAATCTCCTGCCCCGCCCTCGTCATTCACGGCGACAAAGACGACACCGTGCCGGTCGAAGAAGGCCGCGAGCTTTTCGCCGCGCTCGCCGGACCGAAGCGGCTCTGCGTTATCGAAGGATCGGGCCACCGTCTCACCGAGCCGGCGCACTTGCAGAAAGCGCTCGCGGAGTCTATCGGCTGGTTGACGCAACATCTTGGGTGA
- a CDS encoding ATP-binding protein → MPVVIVTGLRQTGKSTFLQHEKALSSRRYVTLDDFSQLAAARSDPEGFVRSDEPLTVDEAQKCPELLTAIKREVDRSRRPGRFLLSGSANFSLLRGVTESLAGRALYLTLHPFDRRELQGKIRTVPFVKKAFENGAPPKHAAVGDIAVKDILLGGLPPVCLKLTRRPELWFKGYEQTYLERDVRELSRVVDLVSFRNLLGLTALRTGRILTVSELGRDAKLNAATTARYLSLLEASFVVVRLSPYFANRASRLIKSPKLYISDSGLAAHLAGIDENRAAIDPMKGALLETYVAQNLAAVLESECTGARLSYWHVQGRHEVDFVIEKGRDTLAIEVKAAARWDERDLAGLKAFLHKTKQCRLAILAYGGRETVRLGDRLWAAPLAAVLS, encoded by the coding sequence ATGCCGGTCGTTATCGTGACCGGGCTCCGGCAGACGGGCAAGAGCACGTTTCTCCAACACGAGAAGGCTCTGTCCTCGCGCCGTTATGTGACCCTGGACGATTTTTCTCAACTTGCGGCGGCCCGGAGCGACCCCGAAGGTTTCGTTCGATCGGACGAGCCCCTGACCGTCGACGAGGCGCAAAAGTGTCCCGAGCTGCTCACCGCCATCAAGCGGGAGGTGGATCGCTCGCGGCGGCCCGGCCGGTTCCTGCTCTCCGGTTCGGCCAACTTCAGCTTGCTGCGCGGCGTCACGGAAAGCTTGGCCGGTCGCGCTCTGTATCTCACGCTTCATCCATTCGACAGGAGGGAACTGCAAGGCAAGATACGCACTGTCCCGTTTGTCAAAAAAGCTTTCGAGAACGGGGCACCGCCAAAGCATGCGGCGGTCGGCGATATCGCCGTGAAGGACATTCTCCTTGGCGGTCTGCCGCCGGTTTGCCTCAAGCTCACGCGCCGGCCGGAATTGTGGTTTAAAGGATACGAACAGACCTACCTGGAACGGGACGTGCGCGAGTTGAGCCGTGTCGTCGATCTTGTCTCTTTCCGCAACCTTCTTGGGTTGACGGCTCTTCGCACCGGCCGGATATTGACCGTCAGCGAGCTTGGCCGAGACGCCAAGCTCAACGCCGCTACGACGGCGCGCTATCTCAGTCTGCTGGAAGCCTCTTTTGTGGTGGTCCGCCTAAGCCCATACTTTGCCAATCGAGCGAGCCGGCTCATTAAGTCTCCCAAGCTCTACATCAGCGACTCAGGACTCGCCGCCCATCTCGCCGGCATCGACGAAAATCGCGCGGCAATCGATCCGATGAAAGGAGCGCTTTTGGAAACCTACGTGGCGCAAAACTTGGCGGCGGTGCTCGAATCCGAGTGCACCGGCGCCCGCCTTTCCTATTGGCACGTCCAGGGACGGCACGAAGTCGATTTTGTTATCGAGAAGGGGCGGGATACTTTGGCGATTGAAGTCAAAGCCGCAGCGCGCTGGGACGAGCGCGACCTCGCGGGTCTAAAGGCTTTCCTCCATAAAACCAAACAGTGCCGCCTGGCGATTCTCGCGTATGGGGGACGCGAAACGGTTCGCCTAGGCGACCGCTTGTGGGCGGCGCCGCTGGCGGCGGTCTTAAGTTGA
- a CDS encoding iron-containing redox enzyme family protein, producing the protein MENQAFVDSVIREIVQPGVERLMESRYFSELREGKLSKRRLQGFAVQHYLHNVALCKGLVLCMAKNAANPDLYEHFREQFNEEQYHPELAKKFGVALGLQEEDFTDAVPVFECLAHTSVVIRGMFLGTPAETRTGALVNESMVCRYSEEFDTELRRHYGLGDKECQFFTVHRVADQEHTKAAAEVVARYATSPPQQRAVREAARNMVAFKLAKFDGIYRAYS; encoded by the coding sequence ATGGAGAATCAGGCTTTCGTCGATTCGGTCATCCGCGAGATCGTTCAGCCGGGCGTCGAGCGGCTCATGGAGAGCCGCTACTTCTCCGAGCTGCGCGAGGGAAAGTTATCCAAGCGCCGGCTCCAGGGCTTCGCCGTCCAGCACTACCTGCACAACGTTGCGCTCTGCAAAGGCCTCGTCCTCTGCATGGCCAAGAACGCCGCCAACCCCGATCTCTACGAGCATTTTCGCGAGCAGTTCAACGAAGAGCAGTATCATCCCGAGCTGGCGAAGAAGTTCGGCGTCGCGCTCGGGCTCCAAGAAGAAGACTTCACCGACGCCGTGCCGGTCTTCGAATGCCTCGCCCACACCAGCGTCGTGATTCGTGGCATGTTTCTCGGCACTCCGGCCGAGACGCGCACCGGCGCGCTGGTCAACGAGAGCATGGTCTGCCGCTACTCGGAAGAGTTCGACACCGAGCTCCGGCGCCACTACGGCCTCGGCGACAAAGAGTGCCAGTTTTTCACCGTCCATAGAGTAGCCGACCAGGAGCACACGAAAGCGGCGGCCGAGGTGGTCGCGCGCTACGCGACTTCGCCGCCGCAGCAGCGCGCCGTGCGCGAGGCCGCGCGGAACATGGTCGCCTTCAAGCTGGCTAAATTCGATGGTATCTACCGCGCGTACAGTTGA
- a CDS encoding ABC transporter substrate-binding protein, with translation MVAIALFCFFFLGFAEALPFDFAQGGERVEPHAQSLERVRIAYSAGGLISFPLIIAKEKRIFQTEGLDVETIVMRPELGVKALVSGDLQYSYFAGTTINAAVHGLPVKVVMVSNDCPLYSLMVRPHIQSLKDLKGKKLGVASLTAGEAFLSRRLLKDAGIDVDREMSVIVVGNTPERISALKMGVVDATTVSVPADFQAEQLGLKRLVFIGDAMEAVSGGVGVSTRMIKEQPGQIKRMIRALLKGIAYAKANREEMIGLLMAKWRLDRERAAETWDLTARTLEDDGTTSDGAVLLSIQAAQEMVREKRMIPLSQVVDFSIARQAYEELRAK, from the coding sequence ATGGTCGCCATAGCGTTGTTTTGTTTTTTCTTCCTCGGCTTTGCGGAAGCGCTCCCCTTCGACTTTGCTCAGGGTGGTGAGCGTGTCGAACCACACGCGCAGTCGTTGGAGCGCGTGCGCATCGCCTATTCCGCCGGCGGCCTCATCTCTTTTCCGCTCATCATCGCCAAGGAAAAGCGGATTTTCCAGACCGAAGGCCTGGACGTCGAGACGATCGTCATGCGGCCCGAGCTGGGCGTCAAAGCGCTCGTCTCCGGCGATCTCCAATACAGTTATTTCGCCGGCACGACGATCAACGCCGCGGTGCACGGCCTGCCGGTCAAGGTGGTGATGGTCTCGAACGACTGCCCGCTCTACTCGTTGATGGTCCGGCCTCACATCCAGTCGCTCAAGGATCTCAAGGGCAAGAAGCTCGGCGTCGCGTCGCTCACCGCCGGCGAAGCGTTTCTCTCGCGGCGCTTGCTGAAAGACGCCGGCATCGACGTGGACCGCGAGATGAGCGTCATCGTCGTCGGCAACACGCCCGAGCGGATCAGCGCGCTCAAGATGGGGGTGGTCGATGCGACGACCGTCAGCGTACCCGCCGATTTTCAGGCCGAGCAGCTGGGCTTGAAGCGATTGGTTTTCATCGGCGATGCGATGGAAGCGGTCAGCGGCGGCGTGGGCGTGTCCACGCGAATGATCAAGGAGCAGCCGGGGCAGATCAAGCGGATGATCCGGGCGCTGCTCAAAGGGATCGCCTACGCCAAGGCCAATCGCGAGGAGATGATCGGACTCCTCATGGCGAAATGGCGGCTCGATCGCGAGCGCGCGGCGGAGACGTGGGATCTGACAGCCAGGACTCTGGAGGACGACGGGACGACTTCGGACGGCGCGGTGCTGCTCAGCATTCAGGCGGCGCAGGAGATGGTCAGGGAAAAACGGATGATTCCGCTCAGTCAGGTCGTGGATTTTTCGATCGCGAGGCAGGCGTACGAAGAGCTGCGGGCAAAATAG
- a CDS encoding carboxypeptidase-like regulatory domain-containing protein, translating into MERPGTRGAEPVSGFRVIVSSLDGRQVASAVTDDQGEYRVNLPPGSYRISSGAFPRGGFTRELPATVTVNEGQERRLDIRIDTGIR; encoded by the coding sequence GTGGAACGGCCGGGCACACGCGGAGCAGAGCCCGTCTCCGGCTTTCGCGTCATCGTCTCCAGTCTGGACGGACGGCAGGTCGCGTCGGCAGTGACCGACGATCAGGGTGAGTATCGTGTCAACCTGCCGCCGGGCTCCTATCGCATTTCTTCGGGCGCGTTTCCCCGCGGCGGCTTCACCAGGGAACTACCTGCCACCGTAACAGTTAACGAGGGACAAGAGCGACGTTTGGACATCCGTATCGACACCGGTATCCGTTAA
- a CDS encoding isochorismatase family cysteine hydrolase, giving the protein MVEFPVSAGECALLIHDIGEGLRTPGKRLYDPTGPSVIATVAKLADFCRTKNLPFFYAVVGDYRPPPGVVTRYNTMAAMDDETRKIPPEIAPRDGDTVFVKYKSGAFIDTPVEAKMRALGKNTLIVCGSTLQYGIETACRDAANRDFRVLLVADCVRVREIKDCGWGHVTPDEIRKVVFSALSQVYAKVVTLEQLKDLLG; this is encoded by the coding sequence ATGGTTGAATTCCCCGTCAGCGCCGGCGAATGCGCGCTGCTGATCCACGACATCGGCGAGGGGCTGCGCACACCCGGCAAGCGGCTCTACGATCCCACCGGTCCGAGCGTCATCGCCACCGTCGCCAAGCTGGCCGATTTCTGCCGCACAAAGAACCTTCCTTTTTTCTACGCCGTCGTCGGCGATTATCGTCCGCCGCCCGGAGTGGTGACGCGCTACAATACGATGGCGGCGATGGACGACGAGACGCGGAAGATCCCGCCGGAGATCGCGCCGCGCGACGGCGACACGGTTTTCGTCAAGTACAAGTCGGGCGCTTTCATCGACACGCCGGTGGAAGCGAAGATGCGCGCGCTGGGGAAGAACACGCTGATCGTCTGCGGCAGCACGCTCCAGTACGGCATCGAGACCGCCTGCCGCGACGCGGCCAATCGGGACTTCCGCGTTCTGCTCGTCGCCGATTGCGTGCGCGTTCGCGAGATCAAAGACTGCGGCTGGGGCCACGTCACGCCGGACGAGATCCGCAAGGTCGTCTTCAGCGCGCTCAGTCAAGTCTACGCCAAGGTGGTCACCCTGGAGCAGTTGAAAGACCTTCTAGGCTAG
- a CDS encoding Ig domain-containing protein, with the protein MFYRARQLIRRYSWFVLFFALLEVTIQATRLPHLFAADGVAQGIEDGAEQSGDVYEQGVPWRGAPGITETVEEIMAREAQRRSAADSAVFAPRPRKPLLKGLPKTEGDSPAPEVSQWPAANSAPRTRPVPSPRNPQTIGTSFLGVDSTEPGCNCVPPDSMGAVGPTQVLVATNNRIKVFNKAGVLGGLNTDTDSFFASVGGNVNGTSDPHVRYDRLSGRWFVTIIDLDNVNNILIAVSSGSTITNLSSFTFFSFQNDQVGPTPNVDTGLFADYDTLGVDKFALYVGVNMFNGNFFTGTTAFVINKADLLANTLTVTAFRHVAGNTCPSTGLFTPQGVHNDDPNATTGYFIGVDVCTFNKLVLRRVSNPGGTPSISGNLTLAVPTTTSPIDQVQPSPGPNLDALDDRLYAASIHTNAITGAKTLWTAHNIQVNSAGVGSNLGGRNGSRWYQIGNLSGTPNLIQSGTLFDSAASTPFGYWIPSVAMSGQGHMAIAASRASANASTGFAGIVAAGRLRTDALGTTQAPTLAQSSTFSYDTFVVGTERWGDYSQVGVDPNDNMTMWTFQEYASATDTWGVRAIKLVAAPPATPASASPAAVEVGQASVDVTIDGTSVSGSEFFDPGPDTGGPGFNRLSASVTGGVVVNSVTFVSPTRITLNLDTTGASQGTWDVTITNPDGQFLTAVGLLSISPDVPPMTLSTSPLPVAEVAVAYSEPLVTGGLPPYTITKTGGSYPAGLTPNVANGMLEGTPTVPALLGKFFTVRITDQLGASLKRRFKIVVKKAITITTSSLPTGTSGHSYSKTLAASGGKAPRTWTEESGNLPAGLSLAPATGVISGIPAAPTVAPVALTFKVVDVLGGEDQKVLSLTIN; encoded by the coding sequence ATGTTTTATCGTGCTAGACAATTGATACGCCGCTACTCCTGGTTCGTCCTGTTCTTTGCCCTGCTAGAAGTCACCATCCAGGCGACTCGTCTCCCGCACCTGTTCGCCGCGGACGGCGTTGCGCAGGGCATCGAGGATGGCGCGGAGCAATCCGGCGATGTTTACGAACAAGGCGTTCCGTGGAGAGGCGCGCCGGGCATCACCGAAACCGTAGAGGAAATCATGGCCCGCGAAGCGCAGCGCCGGAGCGCCGCCGACAGCGCAGTGTTCGCGCCACGGCCGAGGAAGCCGCTGCTCAAGGGGCTGCCGAAGACCGAAGGTGATTCGCCGGCGCCGGAAGTCTCCCAATGGCCGGCGGCGAATAGCGCGCCGCGGACTCGACCCGTCCCTAGCCCGCGCAATCCTCAAACCATCGGGACAAGTTTTTTAGGCGTCGACTCCACCGAGCCGGGCTGCAATTGCGTCCCCCCCGACAGCATGGGCGCGGTCGGTCCCACGCAGGTCCTCGTAGCCACGAACAACAGGATCAAAGTCTTCAACAAGGCGGGCGTTCTCGGCGGGCTCAACACGGATACCGACAGCTTCTTCGCTTCCGTGGGAGGAAATGTCAACGGCACGAGCGACCCCCATGTCCGTTACGATCGGTTGTCCGGCCGCTGGTTCGTCACGATTATCGATCTGGACAACGTCAACAATATTCTGATCGCGGTTAGCAGCGGCTCTACGATCACGAACCTTTCGAGCTTTACGTTCTTCAGCTTTCAGAACGACCAGGTCGGCCCGACTCCCAACGTCGATACCGGCTTGTTCGCCGATTACGATACGCTCGGCGTGGACAAGTTCGCTCTCTACGTGGGTGTCAATATGTTCAACGGCAACTTCTTCACCGGCACCACCGCCTTCGTCATCAACAAGGCCGATCTGCTTGCGAATACTCTCACGGTCACGGCGTTCCGCCACGTTGCCGGCAACACGTGCCCCAGCACCGGCCTCTTCACCCCTCAAGGAGTCCACAACGACGATCCGAATGCGACCACCGGCTATTTCATCGGCGTTGACGTGTGTACCTTCAACAAGCTCGTCCTGAGGCGCGTCAGCAACCCCGGCGGAACCCCTTCGATCTCGGGAAACCTGACGCTGGCCGTTCCGACGACGACATCTCCTATCGACCAGGTGCAGCCCTCTCCCGGTCCGAATCTCGACGCATTGGATGATCGTCTATACGCCGCGTCCATTCACACCAACGCGATCACCGGCGCCAAAACTTTGTGGACGGCGCACAACATTCAAGTGAATAGCGCCGGGGTTGGCAGTAACTTGGGCGGGCGCAACGGCTCCCGCTGGTACCAGATCGGGAACCTTTCCGGCACGCCGAATCTCATTCAAAGCGGAACTCTTTTCGATTCCGCAGCGAGCACTCCGTTTGGCTATTGGATTCCGAGCGTGGCGATGTCCGGACAGGGCCACATGGCGATCGCGGCGAGCCGAGCCAGTGCCAATGCCAGCACCGGATTTGCCGGCATCGTGGCTGCCGGCCGCCTGCGCACGGACGCTCTCGGGACGACCCAAGCGCCTACGCTCGCTCAAAGCAGCACGTTTTCCTATGACACGTTTGTTGTGGGTACAGAGCGCTGGGGAGATTATTCCCAAGTCGGCGTCGATCCGAACGACAACATGACGATGTGGACCTTTCAGGAGTACGCGAGCGCGACCGATACGTGGGGTGTTCGGGCGATAAAACTGGTAGCCGCTCCGCCGGCGACTCCGGCCTCGGCGAGTCCAGCGGCGGTAGAGGTAGGACAAGCTTCGGTCGACGTGACGATCGACGGAACGTCGGTCTCCGGTTCGGAGTTCTTCGATCCTGGTCCGGACACGGGAGGGCCAGGGTTCAATCGTCTCTCAGCTTCCGTAACCGGCGGTGTAGTCGTCAACTCCGTAACTTTTGTTTCTCCGACCCGGATTACGCTCAATCTTGACACGACGGGGGCGAGCCAGGGGACATGGGATGTCACGATTACCAACCCCGATGGACAATTCCTTACGGCAGTCGGGTTGTTGAGCATTAGTCCCGACGTTCCACCGATGACGCTCAGTACATCTCCTCTTCCGGTCGCGGAGGTCGCCGTAGCTTACAGCGAGCCTTTGGTAACCGGAGGTCTTCCGCCCTACACGATCACTAAAACGGGAGGAAGTTATCCGGCGGGTCTCACGCCGAACGTCGCAAACGGTATGTTGGAGGGGACTCCCACGGTTCCGGCTCTCTTGGGGAAATTTTTCACTGTCCGGATCACCGATCAGCTCGGCGCCTCTCTAAAGCGCAGATTTAAGATAGTCGTCAAAAAGGCCATCACGATTACAACGAGTTCGTTACCAACGGGAACCAGTGGACATAGCTACAGTAAGACGCTCGCGGCCTCGGGCGGGAAGGCGCCGCGCACGTGGACGGAGGAGTCGGGCAATTTACCTGCGGGGCTAAGCCTGGCTCCCGCGACTGGGGTGATCAGCGGCATACCGGCAGCACCGACCGTCGCCCCCGTGGCGCTAACCTTCAAGGTCGTCGATGTTTTGGGCGGTGAGGACCAGAAAGTTTTGAGCCTGACGATCAACTAG